From one Cupriavidus sp. P-10 genomic stretch:
- a CDS encoding cytochrome P450: MNFQPPYPKPHTRKSSFLLRFLRGWNSWIDVLFERSYSMKMGKISQPGMDIFMVNDADWVRKILGDTHEYPKHKLMHRMLEPLLGTSIFTTNGKVWERQRRLVEPAFAQARLKLVFSLMADSVAGMIRRLDAAADGQSYEVDGEMTYVTADIIFRTILSENLEESAAREIYDAFLDFQHHAQRAMILMIYRLPPVLSAWKSRRAAKKIRVILSEIIARRLAERDSGQGNAKQDILAGMMDAVDPVNGDRFTYEELVDQVCMLFLAGHETSASALTWALYLLSQCPHLQDKMLAEIQEEVGERDFELSDIKSLPTIGNVFRETLRLYPPVGFFVREAAQSQCIRDKSVKEGSPILISPWLLHRHRTLWERPDEFDPDRFDTQAGKESSKCAYIPFSKGPRVCIGAAYATQEAVLILASIVRRYRVEADPGHVPKVVGRVTIRSGNGVRVRLHRR; this comes from the coding sequence ATGAATTTCCAGCCGCCTTATCCCAAGCCGCACACGCGCAAGAGTTCGTTCCTGTTGCGCTTCCTGCGTGGCTGGAACTCGTGGATCGATGTGCTGTTCGAGCGCAGCTATTCGATGAAGATGGGCAAGATCTCGCAGCCCGGCATGGACATCTTCATGGTGAACGATGCCGACTGGGTGCGCAAGATCCTGGGCGACACGCATGAGTATCCCAAGCACAAGCTGATGCACCGGATGCTGGAGCCGCTGCTCGGTACCAGCATTTTCACGACCAACGGCAAGGTGTGGGAGCGGCAGCGCCGGCTTGTGGAGCCCGCGTTCGCGCAGGCGCGGCTGAAGCTGGTGTTCTCGCTGATGGCCGATTCGGTGGCAGGCATGATCCGGCGGCTGGATGCGGCGGCGGACGGGCAATCGTACGAAGTGGATGGCGAGATGACGTACGTGACCGCCGACATCATTTTCCGGACGATCCTGTCGGAAAACCTGGAGGAGTCCGCCGCCAGGGAGATATACGACGCGTTCCTGGATTTCCAGCATCATGCGCAGCGCGCGATGATCCTGATGATCTATCGCCTGCCGCCGGTGTTGTCGGCGTGGAAGAGCAGGCGCGCGGCCAAAAAGATCCGTGTGATTCTGTCCGAGATCATCGCGCGGCGACTGGCTGAGCGTGACAGCGGGCAGGGGAACGCAAAGCAGGACATCCTGGCGGGCATGATGGATGCGGTCGATCCGGTCAACGGGGATCGGTTCACCTATGAAGAACTGGTAGACCAGGTGTGCATGCTGTTCCTGGCCGGCCATGAGACGTCGGCGAGTGCGCTGACCTGGGCGCTTTACCTGCTCTCGCAATGCCCGCACCTGCAGGACAAGATGCTGGCGGAGATCCAGGAGGAGGTTGGTGAGCGAGATTTCGAGCTGAGCGACATCAAGAGTCTGCCGACGATCGGCAACGTGTTCCGCGAGACGCTGCGGTTGTATCCGCCGGTCGGGTTCTTCGTGCGCGAAGCGGCGCAGTCGCAATGCATTCGCGACAAGTCGGTGAAGGAGGGCTCGCCGATTCTGATTTCGCCGTGGCTTCTGCACCGGCATCGCACGTTGTGGGAGCGGCCGGACGAATTCGATCCCGACCGCTTCGATACGCAGGCTGGCAAGGAGTCGTCGAAGTGTGCGTATATCCCGTTCAGCAAGGGACCGCGCGTATGCATCGGCGCTGCCTACGCGACGCAGGAAGCGGTGCTGATCCTCGCCAGCATCGTGCGCCGCTATCGTGTCGAAGCCGATCCTGGCCATGTGCCCAAAGTGGTTGGGCGCGTGACGATCCGATCGGGCAACGGTGTCCGGGTCCGCCTGCACCGCCGCTGA
- a CDS encoding PadR family transcriptional regulator, with translation MRLAPHLMRHAMGRGGAGFWGHRDDDSFSGDGPGGFDNEGWRRGRKFSADDLQLLLLSLLEEKPSHGYELIKALETRTNGFYKPSPGVVYPALTYLEEVGYATVDTEGNKKRYQLSESGKAHLAANRERVDVMVAKLRHVARKMEWMRRAMSGEPQPEPEQGGWLPELMQARAAIKRAMVMRSEAGADEQRRIAAILMRAAAEIEAGPQA, from the coding sequence ATGCGCCTCGCTCCGCACCTAATGCGCCATGCCATGGGCCGAGGTGGTGCGGGTTTCTGGGGCCATCGGGACGACGACAGCTTCAGTGGCGACGGCCCTGGCGGCTTCGACAACGAAGGCTGGCGGCGCGGCCGCAAGTTCAGCGCCGACGACCTGCAGCTGCTGTTGCTCAGCCTGCTCGAAGAAAAGCCGAGCCACGGTTATGAGCTGATCAAGGCGCTGGAGACCCGCACCAACGGCTTCTACAAGCCAAGCCCAGGCGTGGTCTACCCCGCGCTGACTTACCTGGAAGAAGTCGGCTACGCCACCGTCGACACCGAGGGCAACAAGAAGCGCTACCAGCTGTCTGAATCCGGCAAGGCGCATCTTGCCGCCAACCGCGAGCGTGTCGATGTGATGGTGGCCAAGCTGCGTCACGTCGCCCGCAAGATGGAGTGGATGCGCCGGGCCATGAGCGGCGAGCCGCAGCCGGAACCGGAGCAAGGCGGCTGGCTGCCCGAGCTGATGCAGGCGCGTGCCGCGATCAAGCGTGCGATGGTGATGCGTAGCGAAGCCGGCGCGGACGAGCAGCGCCGCATTGCCGCGATCCTGATGCGCGCCGCAGCCGAGATCGAAGCCGGCCCTCAGGCCTGA
- a CDS encoding siderophore-interacting protein encodes MTANAPETNRDLSVQRVRHPLKMRLLQVVRTTQVTPQLLRVTLGGAELEDFVSASFDDHVKVFFPVDGADKPVLPQVGPDGISFPEGQPRPAARDYTPRRYDAAAKELDIEFVLHGDGPASTWAAQARPGQYLGVGGPRGSFVVPTGFDWHLLIGDDTALPAVGRRLEELGAASRAIVVMEVGDATAQIALPSRANVEVHWLHRGDAPEGSLLEGALRQVTLPQGEGYVWAAGEAAAMKAVRQYLVGERGIDKKRIRASAYWKRGDAAVHETLDD; translated from the coding sequence ATGACTGCAAACGCCCCTGAAACCAACCGCGATCTTTCCGTGCAGCGCGTGCGCCATCCGCTGAAGATGCGACTGCTGCAAGTGGTGCGCACCACGCAGGTCACGCCGCAATTGCTGCGCGTGACGCTGGGCGGCGCCGAGCTGGAAGACTTTGTCTCGGCCTCGTTCGACGACCACGTGAAGGTGTTTTTCCCCGTGGACGGCGCCGACAAACCGGTGCTGCCGCAGGTCGGCCCGGACGGCATCAGCTTCCCCGAGGGCCAGCCGCGTCCGGCCGCGCGCGACTACACGCCGCGCCGCTATGACGCCGCCGCGAAGGAACTGGATATCGAATTCGTGCTGCACGGCGACGGGCCTGCGTCGACCTGGGCGGCGCAGGCGCGGCCGGGCCAGTACCTGGGCGTGGGCGGGCCGCGCGGCTCGTTCGTGGTGCCGACGGGCTTCGACTGGCATCTGCTGATCGGCGATGATACGGCGTTGCCCGCGGTGGGACGCCGGCTGGAAGAGTTGGGCGCGGCGTCGCGTGCCATCGTCGTCATGGAAGTGGGCGATGCGACCGCGCAGATCGCGCTGCCGAGCCGGGCCAATGTCGAGGTGCACTGGCTGCATCGCGGCGATGCCCCCGAGGGTAGCCTGCTGGAAGGGGCGCTGCGCCAGGTCACGCTGCCGCAGGGTGAAGGCTATGTCTGGGCGGCGGGAGAGGCGGCGGCGATGAAGGCCGTGCGCCAATACCTGGTCGGCGAGCGCGGCATCGACAAGAAGCGCATCCGCGCATCGGCCTACTGGAAGCGTGGAGACGCGGCGGTGCACGAGACGCTGGACGACTGA
- a CDS encoding phage integrase N-terminal domain-containing protein, with protein sequence MKIDIFADLMRLVKRNRDGSYATQAARKYVLAQVAHDLKDMGFRTLPATGLKPKHVEALVARWKASGIAASTMKNRMSHVRWWAEKVGKQNCVPRSNGELQIAKRRYVTNISKALTIDDEYLQKISDERLRCSIELQFAFGLRREECLKFQAKYALSGRPLDEVSEIKLKSSWCKGGRSRIVPITDEHQRAVLARAIAFCGNGSMIPKHLRYIDQVRRYVRTVKKAGLSKLHGLRHQYAQRRYQQLTGWLAPAAGGPIAPQLSPEQRNIDRVARLQVSSELGHNREEITAVYLGR encoded by the coding sequence ATGAAGATCGATATCTTTGCTGACCTGATGCGCTTGGTAAAGCGTAATCGTGATGGCTCGTATGCGACGCAAGCCGCTCGCAAGTACGTGCTGGCACAAGTAGCTCATGACCTCAAGGACATGGGTTTCCGAACGCTCCCTGCGACCGGTTTAAAGCCAAAGCATGTTGAAGCCTTGGTGGCACGATGGAAGGCCAGCGGCATCGCGGCAAGCACCATGAAAAACCGCATGTCCCATGTACGGTGGTGGGCGGAGAAAGTCGGCAAGCAAAACTGCGTGCCGCGTAGCAATGGCGAACTGCAGATTGCGAAGCGCCGCTATGTTACAAATATTTCAAAAGCACTGACTATTGACGATGAGTATCTACAAAAGATCTCTGATGAACGTCTGAGGTGCTCTATCGAATTGCAGTTTGCCTTCGGACTACGACGTGAGGAATGCCTGAAGTTTCAGGCGAAATACGCGCTATCTGGCAGGCCCTTGGATGAAGTGAGTGAGATCAAACTTAAATCGTCTTGGTGTAAAGGTGGACGCTCACGTATTGTACCAATCACGGATGAACATCAGCGAGCAGTCCTTGCACGTGCCATTGCATTCTGCGGAAACGGCTCCATGATCCCCAAACATCTCCGCTATATCGATCAAGTTCGCCGCTATGTCCGGACCGTAAAGAAAGCTGGTCTATCGAAGTTGCATGGGCTTCGACATCAATATGCCCAGCGACGATACCAACAACTAACGGGCTGGCTCGCCCCCGCGGCGGGAGGCCCGATCGCACCGCAACTCAGCCCTGAACAGCGAAACATTGATCGCGTAGCACGACTGCAGGTGTCTTCGGAACTGGGCCACAATCGCGAGGAAATTACTGCAGTTTATCTAGGTCGCTAG
- a CDS encoding IS4 family transposase: MQREATSWAAAEFKDIDLGDQRLNKRAVLLAERLAEKPTASIPSACGGWAETAAAYRFLAQDELDWRDILAPHWQSSAERMRACEVVLCIQDTTELDFNGQTITGLGPLSYEAQRGLYLHPTYAVTPSREPLGVLDAYMWAREPKGADGVRPGIKESTRWTEGYERVAEQAAALPATRLVYVADRESDIMALMVKAKELGHPADWLLRSQHNRTLPGGGKLWDQVTAGEPVGRIHFTLAARQAQPARAVRQQVWAQRVALPDAAGGVVSATCIVAREVDPPAGVKPIEWRLLSNREVDDLDEAAQLIDWYRARWEVELFFHVLKNGCRVEALQLASMARLERALALFMVVAWRIARLMRLGRTCPDLDAGLLFERDEWRAAFILNKKKPPKTSPRLNEVVRLVAMLGGFLARKGDGEPGVKTIWQGLQRVVDFAAGLRYARELDD; this comes from the coding sequence ATGCAGCGAGAGGCAACGAGTTGGGCAGCGGCAGAATTCAAGGACATTGACTTGGGCGACCAGCGCCTGAACAAACGGGCGGTGCTGCTAGCGGAGCGGCTCGCAGAGAAGCCGACGGCAAGCATACCCAGCGCATGCGGCGGGTGGGCGGAAACGGCTGCGGCGTACCGCTTCCTGGCTCAGGATGAACTGGACTGGCGCGATATTCTGGCGCCCCACTGGCAGAGTTCGGCCGAGCGGATGCGAGCTTGCGAAGTGGTGCTATGCATCCAAGACACCACGGAGTTGGACTTTAACGGCCAGACCATCACAGGCTTGGGGCCGCTGTCGTATGAGGCGCAACGCGGGCTGTATCTGCACCCGACTTACGCGGTAACGCCATCGCGCGAACCGCTGGGCGTGCTTGACGCCTACATGTGGGCGCGCGAGCCAAAGGGTGCGGATGGCGTGCGCCCCGGCATCAAGGAAAGTACCCGCTGGACCGAAGGATATGAGCGAGTCGCCGAACAGGCGGCCGCACTGCCTGCCACGCGACTCGTCTATGTGGCTGACCGGGAGTCGGACATCATGGCGCTGATGGTCAAAGCGAAGGAGTTGGGCCACCCGGCGGATTGGCTACTGCGCTCGCAGCACAATCGCACCTTGCCTGGCGGCGGCAAGCTGTGGGACCAAGTAACTGCGGGTGAGCCAGTGGGCAGGATTCACTTTACGCTGGCAGCCCGTCAGGCTCAGCCAGCGCGCGCGGTACGGCAGCAGGTGTGGGCACAACGTGTCGCGTTGCCTGATGCTGCAGGCGGCGTGGTGAGTGCCACGTGTATCGTAGCCCGGGAGGTCGACCCGCCGGCCGGCGTCAAACCGATTGAATGGCGACTGCTGAGTAATCGCGAGGTGGACGACCTTGACGAAGCAGCACAGCTTATTGACTGGTACCGCGCGCGCTGGGAAGTGGAACTATTCTTTCACGTGCTCAAGAACGGCTGTCGGGTCGAGGCGCTGCAACTCGCATCGATGGCACGGCTTGAGCGTGCCTTGGCGCTGTTCATGGTGGTGGCATGGCGCATCGCTCGGTTGATGCGACTGGGCCGAACTTGCCCGGACCTGGATGCAGGGCTGTTGTTCGAGCGCGATGAATGGCGCGCGGCATTCATTCTCAACAAGAAGAAGCCGCCGAAGACGTCACCGCGTCTGAACGAGGTCGTGCGCTTGGTCGCTATGCTCGGCGGCTTCCTGGCGCGCAAAGGCGACGGCGAACCCGGAGTCAAGACCATCTGGCAAGGCCTGCAGCGAGTGGTGGATTTCGCCGCAGGCCTCAGGTACGCCCGTGAACTTGACGACTGA
- a CDS encoding helix-turn-helix domain-containing protein: MKKTLRHRFGERIRELRQATGLSQEAFADDVGFARTYMSRIETGAANPSLDAIEALATALRISVAELFSTL, encoded by the coding sequence ATGAAGAAAACCTTACGCCATCGCTTCGGCGAGCGAATTCGCGAGCTTCGCCAAGCCACCGGCCTGTCCCAAGAGGCCTTTGCCGATGATGTGGGATTTGCACGAACATACATGAGCCGCATAGAAACGGGCGCCGCAAACCCGTCCCTCGATGCCATCGAAGCACTGGCCACCGCACTCCGTATCAGCGTGGCGGAACTCTTCAGCACACTATGA
- the istB gene encoding IS21-like element helper ATPase IstB, whose amino-acid sequence MNAPIPHDSARLTLMLNELRLPTIGRLWPEFAQRADKEGWQATRLLGALLEHELAERAKRRIERHRTESRLDLTKTLATFDFSMVPMVSKAHVMALATGDSWLEKGANVLIFGPPGGGKSHLGSAIGHALIDAGYRVLLTRTSELVQKLQAARQSLQLPATLAKLDRFDLIILDDLSYARKDQAETSVLFELIAERYERRSLLITANQPFSGWDNVFPDPGMTIAAIDRLVHHSTIFEMNVESYRRRTASDNQSSRRRSSSDNDNHNDIGATTMT is encoded by the coding sequence ATGAACGCACCCATCCCCCACGACTCCGCGCGCCTGACCCTGATGCTCAACGAGCTGCGCCTGCCTACTATCGGCCGCCTGTGGCCAGAGTTTGCGCAGCGTGCCGACAAGGAAGGCTGGCAGGCCACCCGCCTGCTTGGTGCCTTGCTCGAGCATGAGTTAGCCGAACGAGCCAAGCGCCGCATCGAACGCCACCGCACCGAGTCTCGCCTGGACCTGACGAAGACGCTGGCCACGTTCGACTTCAGCATGGTGCCGATGGTCTCCAAGGCTCACGTCATGGCGTTGGCTACCGGGGATTCCTGGCTGGAGAAAGGCGCCAATGTTCTGATCTTCGGCCCGCCTGGCGGCGGCAAGAGCCACCTTGGTTCGGCCATCGGACACGCGCTGATCGACGCTGGCTACCGGGTGCTGCTTACGCGTACCAGCGAGCTCGTCCAGAAACTCCAGGCGGCAAGGCAAAGCCTGCAGTTGCCCGCCACGCTGGCCAAGCTCGACCGCTTCGACCTGATCATCCTTGACGATCTCTCGTACGCCCGTAAGGACCAGGCGGAAACGAGCGTGCTGTTCGAACTGATCGCAGAACGGTATGAGCGGCGCAGTCTGCTTATTACGGCCAATCAGCCGTTCTCTGGGTGGGACAACGTGTTCCCCGATCCGGGCATGACCATCGCCGCTATCGACCGGCTCGTCCACCATTCGACGATCTTCGAAATGAACGTCGAAAGCTACCGCCGGCGCACCGCCAGCGACAACCAGTCCAGCCGACGACGATCATCCAGCGACAACGACAATCACAACGATATCGGAGCGACAACCATGACCTAA
- the istA gene encoding IS21 family transposase, with amino-acid sequence MSGPRITDQQVRLYMSKRKEHSQEIAAAKAGISVRSARRIECDARLPSQKPRRYWRSRPDPFTDVWDTEVVPMLKSEPRLQAITILRKLQDDHPGQYPDSVRRTLERRISQWRAVSGPAKEIFFPQEHAPGIRALSDFTDMRALDVTIAGLRFDHRLYHFVFAFSRWEYAQVVEGGESFEALSSGLQNALWQAGGCAREHRTDSLSAAFKNLREREDFTTRYEALLEHYGMNGTRNNRGKGHENGSVESSHRYLKEAVDQALMLRGHRDFEDRAAYEEFLRDVVMRRNRRNAAAFRIEREQLMDLPPRRTTDFAEEEARVTRCSTFTVRGILYSAPSRLIGHRLKVRVYGDRLDCYLSGAMVFSTPRGSHAANSTRRSIDYRHFIDGLKRKPQAFKGLAFRNELFPREAYRRTWEQLDVRVSQRDACKTMVGLLELAAMDGIEAVLATRLEAMLSDGALPNLEALREEFAPRQADCPVIHVQMPPASCYDALLGQGAAA; translated from the coding sequence ATGTCTGGACCCCGTATTACCGACCAACAGGTTCGCCTCTACATGTCTAAACGCAAAGAACACAGCCAGGAGATTGCCGCCGCCAAGGCCGGCATCAGCGTACGCAGCGCTCGGCGTATCGAATGTGATGCCCGTCTGCCGTCTCAGAAGCCGCGTCGCTACTGGCGATCACGGCCCGATCCGTTCACCGATGTCTGGGACACGGAAGTCGTTCCGATGCTCAAGAGCGAGCCACGTCTGCAGGCCATCACCATCCTACGCAAGCTCCAGGACGACCACCCCGGCCAATATCCCGACAGCGTACGCCGCACGCTCGAGCGACGCATCAGCCAATGGCGGGCCGTGTCCGGCCCGGCCAAGGAGATATTCTTCCCGCAGGAGCATGCGCCGGGCATCCGGGCGCTGTCGGACTTCACCGATATGCGGGCGTTAGACGTCACCATCGCCGGCCTCCGGTTCGATCACCGCCTGTATCACTTTGTGTTCGCGTTCTCTCGATGGGAGTATGCGCAGGTGGTCGAAGGTGGAGAGAGCTTCGAGGCACTGTCCTCAGGCTTGCAGAACGCGCTCTGGCAGGCCGGCGGCTGCGCGCGCGAGCATCGCACCGACAGCCTGTCTGCGGCGTTCAAGAACCTGCGGGAGCGGGAGGACTTCACAACGCGTTACGAGGCGTTGCTGGAACACTATGGGATGAATGGCACGCGTAACAACCGCGGCAAAGGCCACGAGAACGGCAGCGTAGAATCGTCCCACCGCTATCTGAAGGAGGCCGTTGACCAGGCGCTGATGTTGCGCGGTCACCGGGACTTCGAGGATCGAGCCGCCTATGAGGAATTCCTGCGCGACGTTGTAATGCGTCGCAACCGACGTAATGCTGCGGCGTTCCGCATCGAGCGCGAGCAGCTTATGGACTTGCCGCCTCGGCGCACAACCGACTTCGCCGAGGAGGAAGCGCGAGTTACCCGGTGCAGCACCTTTACCGTGCGCGGCATCCTCTACAGCGCGCCGTCGCGCCTGATTGGCCACCGTCTGAAGGTCCGTGTCTATGGCGATCGACTGGACTGCTATCTGTCTGGAGCGATGGTGTTCAGCACCCCTCGTGGTTCCCACGCCGCCAACAGTACCCGGCGGTCCATCGACTATCGGCACTTCATAGACGGCCTCAAGCGTAAGCCGCAGGCCTTCAAGGGACTAGCCTTCCGCAACGAACTGTTCCCGCGGGAGGCCTATCGGCGAACCTGGGAGCAGCTTGACGTCCGCGTGTCGCAACGCGATGCATGCAAGACGATGGTTGGCCTACTTGAGCTGGCTGCCATGGACGGCATCGAGGCTGTATTGGCCACGCGCCTGGAGGCGATGCTGTCCGACGGGGCGCTACCGAACCTGGAGGCACTGCGCGAGGAGTTTGCGCCGCGGCAAGCCGACTGCCCGGTCATTCATGTCCAGATGCCACCGGCCAGTTGTTATGACGCCCTGCTGGGCCAGGGGGCGGCAGCATGA
- a CDS encoding RNA-guided endonuclease InsQ/TnpB family protein — protein sequence MQRFQAFKFELKPNGEQQCNMQRFAGSCRFVYNKALALQKENYEAGGKFIGYVAMAKRLTEWRNGPVTPWLKDSPVHPLQHALKDLERAYKNFFAKRTAFPCFKKKGLRDSFRYPDPKQIKLDQGNSRIFLPKLGWIRYRNSRNVLGEVRNATVSQSMGKWFVSIQTEREVEQPMPQATSAIGIDVGIARFATFSNGSFLEPLNSFKRHEAQLRRAQRSMSRKTKFSNNWKKAKARLQRIHARIGNTRRDFLHKATTTISQNHAMVCIEDLQVGNMSRSAAGTAEAPGKNVRAKSGLNKAILDQGWYEFRRQLEYKIAWNGGWLIAVPSQHTSRICPRCGHAAAENRQTQERFACVTCGFEGHADLVGAINILARGQRVAACGEPAQSCRSAKQEPTEAI from the coding sequence ATGCAACGTTTCCAAGCCTTCAAGTTCGAGCTAAAGCCGAATGGCGAACAGCAGTGCAACATGCAGCGCTTTGCTGGTTCGTGCCGATTCGTCTACAACAAGGCACTCGCGTTGCAAAAGGAGAACTACGAGGCGGGCGGTAAATTTATCGGCTATGTGGCAATGGCCAAGCGCCTGACTGAGTGGCGTAATGGGCCGGTAACGCCTTGGCTCAAGGACTCTCCAGTTCACCCACTACAACATGCGCTCAAAGACTTAGAGCGGGCCTACAAGAACTTCTTCGCCAAGCGAACTGCATTTCCGTGCTTCAAGAAGAAGGGCCTGCGGGACAGCTTTCGCTACCCCGACCCGAAGCAGATCAAGCTGGATCAGGGAAACAGCCGCATCTTCCTTCCCAAGCTTGGATGGATTCGATACCGCAACAGTCGGAACGTGCTAGGGGAGGTGCGCAACGCCACCGTGTCCCAAAGCATGGGCAAGTGGTTTGTCTCGATCCAGACGGAGCGCGAAGTCGAGCAGCCGATGCCGCAGGCAACCAGTGCCATCGGCATCGACGTTGGTATTGCCCGTTTCGCAACATTCAGCAACGGCTCGTTTCTCGAGCCGCTCAACAGCTTCAAACGCCACGAGGCTCAGCTGCGCCGCGCACAGCGGTCGATGAGCCGCAAGACGAAGTTCAGCAACAACTGGAAAAAGGCGAAAGCCAGGCTTCAGCGTATTCACGCCCGCATTGGAAACACGCGCCGCGACTTCCTTCACAAGGCCACGACCACAATCAGCCAAAACCACGCGATGGTGTGTATCGAGGACTTGCAGGTGGGGAACATGTCTAGGTCGGCAGCAGGCACGGCCGAGGCGCCAGGCAAGAACGTTCGAGCCAAGTCCGGCCTGAACAAGGCCATCCTCGACCAAGGCTGGTACGAATTCCGTCGCCAACTTGAATACAAAATAGCATGGAATGGCGGCTGGCTCATAGCCGTGCCGTCACAGCACACTAGCCGGATCTGCCCCAGATGTGGCCACGCGGCTGCGGAGAATCGGCAGACCCAAGAGCGCTTCGCCTGCGTGACCTGCGGGTTCGAAGGGCATGCCGATCTCGTCGGCGCGATCAATATTCTGGCGCGGGGACAACGCGTTGCAGCCTGTGGAGAGCCGGCGCAGTCATGCCGCTCAGCGAAGCAGGAACCCACCGAGGCGATCTGA
- the alaC gene encoding alanine transaminase, which translates to MTAASSGKRRFARIDRLPPYVFNITAELKMAARRRGEDIIDMSMGNPDGATPAHIVAKLTEAAQRPDTHGYSASKGIPRLRRAISHWYRERYDVEIDPDTEAIVTIGSKEGLAHLMLATLDRGDTVLVPDPSYPIHIYGAVIAGADIRSVPLVPGIDFFAELESAIRGSYPKPKMIVLGFPSNPTAQCVELDFFERVIALARKHDIFVVHDLAYADIVFDGWKAPSIMQVPGAKDIAVEFFTLSKSYNMAGWRIGFMVGNPDLVAALTRIKSYHDYGTFTPVQIAAIAALEGDQHCVQEIAAQYQSRRDVLAKGLIEAGWPVEIPKASMYIWARIPEPYRALGSLEFAKQLLAKAKVSVSPGIGFGDYGDEYVRFALIENESRIRQAVRGIKAMFRADGLLTSTPA; encoded by the coding sequence ATGACTGCCGCTTCCTCCGGCAAGCGCCGCTTCGCGCGCATCGATCGCCTTCCCCCGTACGTTTTCAACATCACCGCCGAACTGAAGATGGCCGCCCGCCGCCGTGGCGAGGACATCATCGACATGAGCATGGGCAACCCGGATGGCGCCACGCCGGCGCATATCGTGGCCAAGCTCACCGAGGCGGCGCAGCGGCCCGACACGCACGGTTATTCCGCATCAAAGGGCATCCCGCGGCTGCGGCGCGCGATCTCGCACTGGTATCGCGAGCGCTATGACGTCGAGATCGACCCGGATACCGAGGCCATCGTCACCATCGGCTCCAAGGAAGGCCTTGCGCACCTGATGCTGGCCACGCTGGATCGCGGCGACACGGTGCTGGTGCCCGATCCCAGCTACCCGATCCATATCTACGGCGCGGTGATTGCAGGGGCGGATATCCGTTCGGTGCCGCTGGTGCCCGGCATCGACTTCTTTGCCGAGCTGGAAAGCGCGATCCGCGGCAGCTATCCCAAGCCCAAGATGATCGTGCTGGGCTTTCCGTCCAACCCTACCGCGCAATGTGTCGAGCTCGATTTCTTCGAGCGCGTGATCGCGCTGGCGCGCAAGCACGATATCTTCGTCGTGCACGACCTGGCGTATGCGGACATCGTCTTTGACGGCTGGAAGGCGCCGTCGATCATGCAGGTGCCGGGCGCCAAGGATATCGCGGTGGAGTTCTTCACGCTGTCCAAGAGCTACAACATGGCGGGCTGGCGCATCGGCTTCATGGTCGGCAATCCGGACCTGGTGGCGGCGCTGACGCGCATCAAGAGCTATCACGACTACGGTACCTTCACGCCGGTGCAGATCGCCGCGATTGCCGCTCTGGAAGGGGATCAGCATTGCGTACAGGAGATTGCCGCGCAATACCAGTCGCGTCGCGACGTGCTGGCAAAGGGGCTGATCGAGGCAGGCTGGCCGGTCGAGATTCCGAAGGCGTCGATGTATATCTGGGCGCGCATTCCCGAGCCTTACCGCGCGCTGGGCTCGCTGGAGTTCGCCAAGCAGCTGCTGGCCAAGGCCAAGGTATCGGTGTCGCCGGGCATCGGCTTTGGCGACTACGGCGACGAATACGTACGATTTGCGCTGATTGAGAACGAATCGCGCATTCGGCAGGCGGTGCGAGGGATCAAGGCGATGTTCCGCGCGGACGGGCTGTTGACATCCACCCCTGCCTGA